In one window of Haloimpatiens sp. FM7315 DNA:
- a CDS encoding response regulator transcription factor codes for MSNRIMIADDDINICNILKSQLESDGYQVAYYSNGKDLLNDFKNAKCDLVITDIMMPDMNGYDVCKEIRKNSDIPIIMISAKDEEIDRVLGLELGSDDYISKPFSLREVSIKVRNMLKRYHVEPVNSNAFLFVKILN; via the coding sequence ATGAGCAATAGAATTATGATTGCAGATGATGATATAAATATATGTAATATTCTAAAGAGTCAATTAGAGAGCGACGGATACCAAGTTGCTTATTATTCTAATGGGAAAGATTTGCTAAATGACTTTAAAAATGCTAAATGTGATTTAGTTATTACAGATATAATGATGCCAGATATGAATGGATATGATGTATGCAAAGAAATAAGGAAAAACAGTGATATTCCAATTATAATGATTTCAGCAAAAGATGAAGAAATTGATAGAGTTTTAGGGCTAGAACTTGGAAGTGATGATTATATTTCAAAACCTTTTTCTCTTAGAGAAGTATCCATTAAAGTTCGAAATATGCTTAAAAGATATCATGTTGAGCCTGTTAATTCTAATGCTTTTCTTTTTGTAAAGATCTTAAATTAA
- a CDS encoding IS3 family transposase: MIKTELVFNRIFKSLEELKIEVRSYVLWYKNKRIHGALNYIAPVEYRLAKMTE, translated from the coding sequence ATTATAAAAACAGAATTGGTATTTAACAGGATTTTCAAAAGTTTGGAAGAACTTAAAATAGAAGTGAGAAGCTATGTATTGTGGTATAAAAATAAACGTATTCATGGTGCATTAAATTATATTGCACCAGTGGAATATCGCCTAGCAAAAATGACTGAATAA
- a CDS encoding MYG1 family protein encodes MKKEFKKIGTHDGKFHADEVMATAMLNQIFITDLIRTRDKKILNKLDIVYDVNGGELDHHGIDKVLREDGIPYSSCGLVWSKYGKDIIKFRDGSLSEEEINDIFNFIDRSLIEGIDALDNGVWIDKSEIPLMNVSSILSGFNPVWYEKDSENENFNEAVGVAASILNNKINFKISVLKAKEKVIKAYETREIPQAVILDTYCPYIEALKEVDKDEKILFVIFKTKTNYIIQTVRGKDGEDRKKLPKAWLGKRDEELAKVTGVSDAIFCHTGRFIAVAGSLEGIKQLAQITIDEPYEHESIISKIIRSVRKLFVRK; translated from the coding sequence GTGAAAAAGGAATTTAAAAAAATAGGAACACATGATGGAAAATTTCATGCTGATGAAGTTATGGCAACTGCTATGCTTAATCAGATTTTTATAACAGATTTAATAAGAACAAGAGATAAAAAAATATTAAATAAATTGGATATAGTTTATGATGTTAATGGAGGTGAATTAGATCATCACGGAATTGATAAAGTGCTTAGAGAAGATGGCATACCTTATTCGTCTTGTGGGCTTGTATGGAGCAAATATGGAAAAGATATAATTAAATTTAGAGACGGATCTTTAAGTGAAGAGGAGATAAACGATATTTTTAATTTTATTGATAGAAGTTTAATTGAAGGAATAGATGCATTAGACAACGGTGTATGGATAGATAAATCAGAGATCCCATTAATGAATGTTTCTTCAATTTTATCGGGATTTAATCCAGTATGGTATGAGAAAGATAGTGAAAATGAGAATTTTAATGAAGCAGTTGGAGTTGCAGCATCAATTTTAAATAATAAAATAAACTTTAAAATATCTGTACTTAAAGCTAAAGAAAAAGTGATAAAAGCTTATGAAACTAGAGAAATTCCTCAAGCTGTTATACTTGATACATATTGTCCATATATAGAAGCACTTAAGGAAGTTGATAAAGATGAGAAAATACTGTTTGTAATTTTTAAAACAAAAACTAATTATATTATACAAACTGTAAGAGGAAAAGATGGCGAAGATAGAAAAAAATTACCTAAAGCTTGGCTTGGTAAAAGAGATGAAGAACTTGCAAAAGTTACAGGAGTTAGTGATGCAATATTCTGTCATACTGGAAGATTTATTGCAGTAGCTGGTTCACTTGAAGGAATTAAACAATTAGCACAAATTACAATAGATGAACCTTATGAGCATGAAAGTATAATAAGTAAAATTATTAGAAGTGTAAGAAAGTTATTTGTAAGAAAATAA
- a CDS encoding HAMP domain-containing protein, whose product MYDKDILQITHRITSYVFILILVTCIIIIILFSIVVNKLTSPFKLILKGVRNFSQKKYDQTIQIDTKDEFQYLAQEMNNMAQTLKQLDIKEKNSMKIIHTI is encoded by the coding sequence ATGTACGATAAGGATATTCTTCAAATTACTCATAGAATAACCTCTTATGTTTTTATCTTAATATTGGTAACCTGTATAATTATTATCATTCTCTTTAGTATAGTTGTAAACAAATTAACCAGTCCATTTAAACTTATTTTAAAAGGAGTCAGAAATTTTTCACAGAAAAAATATGACCAAACCATACAAATTGATACTAAAGATGAATTTCAGTATTTGGCACAGGAAATGAATAATATGGCTCAAACATTAAAGCAGTTAGATATAAAGGAAAAAAATTCTATGAAGATTATTCACACGATATAA
- a CDS encoding methyl-accepting chemotaxis protein, whose product MKKVKFKSLKNQLLISFIALIGTVCIGISLISMYISKRAVVQTVNTTLPEIAKQASFAIENKIKIKLDALEVLAEKQKIKNKSVPMEEKLKILSEQAKISGYLGMSFVDAKGNLTSTDGHKFNISDQEGFKKAMKGISNISDPIVSKTGGKLIVIYDIPVKNNGIVIGCISAARDGNELSNYINDIKFGKTGQAFIINKSGTTIADNNKDLVLNRNNDFENLKKDSEFKQLVQIEKKMVAGENGIGKYSYKGKSQYIGYAPIAGTDWSIGNIIETNEILKEIQILKIGICTTTVAFILIGAISVLIIAKTIINPINISMEQLKIISEGDLREEIPKELLDRKDELGKMAKSINNMRKSMMRMLNNIKTSSSNIDIQNNNLNEVAEGLNLSSQSISVATNEAAKGTSDQAQHLIDITSILKKFSSELNNMVGVIKNVDLSTNNIKTMAYNSSKHMDNVIKSVENVNYAFKELISKIKGVGDNITKINEITNLINNISEQTNLLALNAAIEAARAGEEGRGFSVVADEIRKLAEQSKDSASDISNLLSKIDKDTTLMVNTTDIVKNELENQQNNIDTAIKSFETITGAVDDIAPKIAVATNSVEDLNNNKKSIIVKIETASSFAEEVSASNEEIVASTQEMNKSTENLTHSLNVLNDMSKSMIDNVNKFKI is encoded by the coding sequence ATGAAAAAAGTTAAATTTAAAAGTTTGAAAAATCAGTTGTTAATTAGTTTTATAGCATTAATAGGTACAGTATGTATTGGAATTTCACTTATATCAATGTATATTTCTAAAAGAGCTGTAGTACAAACAGTTAATACTACATTGCCAGAGATTGCAAAACAAGCGTCTTTTGCAATTGAAAATAAAATAAAGATCAAATTAGATGCTTTAGAAGTATTAGCAGAAAAACAAAAAATAAAAAATAAAAGTGTTCCAATGGAAGAAAAATTAAAGATACTTTCAGAACAAGCAAAAATAAGTGGGTATTTAGGAATGAGTTTTGTTGATGCTAAAGGAAATTTAACTAGTACAGATGGACATAAATTTAATATTAGTGATCAAGAAGGTTTTAAAAAAGCGATGAAAGGAATAAGTAATATATCAGATCCAATTGTCAGTAAAACTGGTGGAAAACTTATAGTAATATATGATATACCTGTTAAGAACAATGGTATTGTAATAGGTTGTATAAGCGCTGCTAGAGATGGAAATGAATTAAGTAATTATATCAATGATATTAAATTTGGAAAGACTGGACAAGCATTTATCATTAATAAATCAGGAACAACAATAGCTGATAATAATAAAGATTTAGTATTAAATAGAAATAATGATTTTGAAAACCTAAAAAAAGATTCTGAATTTAAACAGTTAGTACAAATTGAGAAGAAAATGGTAGCAGGAGAAAACGGAATAGGAAAGTATTCTTATAAAGGGAAAAGTCAATATATAGGATATGCACCTATAGCGGGAACTGATTGGTCAATAGGTAATATAATTGAGACCAATGAGATATTAAAAGAGATACAAATTTTAAAGATAGGCATATGTACAACAACTGTAGCATTTATACTAATAGGAGCTATTAGTGTTTTAATAATAGCAAAAACTATTATTAATCCTATTAATATATCTATGGAACAGCTTAAAATTATTTCAGAAGGTGATTTAAGAGAAGAGATTCCAAAAGAACTTTTAGATAGAAAAGATGAGTTAGGTAAAATGGCAAAATCTATAAATAATATGAGAAAGTCTATGATGCGTATGTTGAATAATATAAAAACAAGTTCTTCTAATATAGACATTCAAAATAATAATTTGAATGAAGTAGCTGAAGGATTGAATTTATCAAGCCAAAGTATTTCTGTAGCTACAAATGAAGCAGCAAAAGGAACATCAGATCAAGCACAACATTTAATTGATATAACAAGTATATTGAAAAAGTTTAGTTCAGAATTAAATAATATGGTTGGGGTTATAAAAAATGTAGATTTAAGTACAAATAATATAAAGACAATGGCTTATAATAGTAGTAAACATATGGATAATGTAATTAAATCAGTTGAAAATGTTAATTATGCCTTTAAAGAATTAATTTCTAAAATAAAAGGTGTTGGGGATAATATAACTAAAATAAACGAAATAACTAATTTAATAAATAATATATCAGAACAAACAAATCTATTAGCATTAAATGCTGCAATAGAAGCGGCAAGGGCAGGAGAAGAAGGAAGAGGATTTTCAGTAGTAGCTGATGAGATTAGAAAGCTTGCAGAACAAAGTAAAGATTCAGCATCAGATATTTCAAACTTACTATCTAAAATAGATAAGGATACAACTTTAATGGTAAATACAACAGATATTGTGAAAAATGAACTTGAAAATCAACAAAATAATATTGATACAGCTATAAAATCCTTTGAAACAATTACAGGTGCAGTAGATGATATAGCACCTAAAATAGCAGTTGCTACTAATTCAGTTGAAGATTTAAATAATAATAAGAAAAGTATAATTGTAAAAATAGAAACGGCATCTTCATTTGCAGAAGAAGTATCTGCATCTAATGAGGAGATAGTAGCTTCGACTCAAGAAATGAATAAGTCTACAGAAAATTTAACACATTCATTAAATGTGTTAAATGATATGAGTAAATCTATGATAGATAACGTTAATAAATTTAAAATTTGA
- a CDS encoding recombinase family protein, whose translation MYINRGAIFIATNTDCTYPTADGPLPAVGAIAKGEVLISTLASLAQDESRSISENSTWGIRRRFEQGKLHINHKKFLGYTKDEEGNLIIDEKQAKIIRRIYKDYLDGKGTNRIAKEFEEEGIKGWNGKAKWYESTIRGILANEKYKGDALLQKTYTVDFLTKKRAESNGEVPQYYVEESHPAIIDKEMWEAVQLEMERRRIFAKEHDIVKVDYATVTNPFAGKVICGHCGSVFGRKVWNSTNELRRRIVWRCNRRYIEKGKKGCNNKHIDDKVLYKAFIDTFNAMIKNKDYFMEKWEEHLKSDNVLGKYKAKQFIGILKNAKPIKQFDEDLFFRVVEKMTVFDGEKIIVSLLNVTEIEVVIE comes from the coding sequence ATGTATATTAATAGAGGAGCAATATTTATAGCCACCAATACTGATTGTACTTATCCTACAGCAGATGGACCATTACCAGCGGTAGGGGCAATTGCTAAAGGAGAGGTATTAATTTCCACTCTCGCAAGCTTGGCTCAAGATGAAAGTCGCTCAATTTCAGAAAACTCAACATGGGGAATAAGAAGGAGATTTGAACAAGGAAAGCTTCACATAAACCATAAAAAATTTTTGGGATATACTAAAGATGAGGAAGGCAATCTTATAATAGATGAAAAACAAGCCAAGATTATAAGAAGAATTTATAAGGATTATCTTGATGGAAAAGGTACAAATAGAATAGCAAAAGAATTTGAAGAAGAAGGAATTAAAGGTTGGAATGGAAAAGCTAAATGGTATGAAAGTACTATAAGAGGAATATTAGCAAATGAAAAGTACAAGGGAGATGCACTACTGCAAAAAACTTACACAGTAGACTTCCTTACTAAGAAAAGGGCAGAAAGCAATGGAGAAGTTCCACAGTATTATGTTGAGGAAAGCCACCCAGCAATTATAGATAAAGAAATGTGGGAGGCAGTACAACTAGAGATGGAGAGAAGAAGAATTTTTGCTAAAGAACATGATATTGTAAAAGTAGATTATGCTACAGTAACTAATCCTTTTGCAGGAAAAGTTATTTGCGGACACTGTGGTAGTGTTTTTGGAAGAAAAGTTTGGAATTCCACAAATGAATTACGCAGGAGAATTGTTTGGAGATGTAATAGAAGATATATAGAAAAAGGTAAGAAAGGGTGTAATAATAAACATATAGATGATAAGGTTTTATATAAGGCCTTCATAGATACTTTTAACGCAATGATTAAAAATAAGGATTACTTTATGGAAAAGTGGGAGGAACATTTAAAAAGTGACAATGTTTTGGGAAAATATAAGGCAAAACAGTTCATTGGTATTTTAAAAAATGCAAAACCAATAAAACAATTTGATGAGGATTTGTTTTTTAGGGTGGTGGAGAAGATGACAGTATTTGATGGAGAGAAGATTATTGTGAGCTTGCTGAATGTTACGGAGATAGAAGTTGTAATTGAATAA
- a CDS encoding winged helix-turn-helix domain-containing protein has product MIYLSFLKNKNQAFTREFLIEKVWGYDYTGDSRQVDHMIKRLRKKMLPYECEFKIETLWGFGYKVSD; this is encoded by the coding sequence ATGATCTACTTGAGTTTTTTAAAAAATAAAAATCAAGCATTTACGAGAGAATTTTTAATAGAAAAAGTATGGGGATATGATTATACAGGTGATAGTCGGCAGGTAGATCATATGATAAAACGTTTGCGTAAAAAAATGTTGCCCTATGAATGTGAATTTAAAATTGAAACATTATGGGGGTTTGGATATAAGGTAAGTGATTAA